CAGCGACCGGGCCGACAGCGAGGCGGCCGAGGACGGCGTCCAGGCCGGCGGTGGCGGCGAGGCCGGAGAGGCCAAGGCGGCCGacaagggcgaggaggaggaggaggaggagcccatggagGTGGAGGCCTGCGCAGACAGAAGCCGCCCGAGTCCGGGCCCCTCGGCGCCGGCCCCTCCGCTCCCTCCACCCCCCGACCCATCGCCCGGGCCCGCCTACGGCATGCCCAGCACCAACGTGACGTTGGAGACCCTGCTGAGCACCAAAGTGGCCGTGGCCCAGTTCTCGCAGGGCGCCCGCTCATCCGGGGTCCCGGGCGCGGGCAGCGGGGTGGCCGCCGTGGCCATCCCCATGATCCTGGAGCAGCTGGTGgctctgcagcagcagcaggtgcaCCAGCTCCAGCTCATCGAGCAGATCCGTAGCCAGGTGGCCCTGATGAGCCGGCAGCCCCTGCGGCCCGCCCCGCACCCGGGGGCCGTCCCCggagcccccgccccggccgccaCCCAGCTCCCCGGCTTCGTGGCCCGCGCTGGGCTCCAGCTGGCCACAGTGGTCCCCCTGGCAGGGGCCGCGGGACAGGTGGCAAGCAACCCACCCTCCGCCTTCGACGGCCCCCAGCCCGGGCCGCAGCCCACGTCGGGCCCGGCCACCCCCAACGTCCCCGGCACCGGCCCGTCGGCCCCCGCCGAGCCCGGCCCGGCCACCGCCGCAGCCTCTCAGGCGGTTCCCGGTGCGGGGGCCCCCGCCCCGGCGCCGAACCCCGCCAACGTTTCGACCCGGTCCCCCGGtgctcccaccccacccaccctgggGCCCAGCGGgctcctccctccggcccccggccTGCCAAACCCTCTTCTACCTCAGACCTCGTCCAGCAGCGTCATCTTTCCCAACCCGCTGGTCAGCATCGCGGCCACGGCCAACGCCCTGGACCCCCTGTCCGCCCTGATGAAGCACCGCAAGGGGAAGCCCCCCAACGTGTCCGTGTTTGAGCCCAAGCCGAGCGCCGAGGACCCCTTCTTCAAGCACAAGTGTCGGTTCTGCGCCAAGGTGTTCGGGAGCGACAGCGCCCTGCAGATCCACCTGCGCTCCCACACGGGAGAGCGCCCCTTCAAGTGCAACATCTGCGGGAACCGCTTTTCCACGAAAGGCAACCTGAAGGTGCACTTCCAGCGGCACAAGGAGAAGTACCCCCACATCCAGATGAACCCCTACCCGGTCCCGGAGTACTTGGACAATGTGCCCACCTGCTCGGGCATCCCGTACGGCATGTCTCTGCCTCCCGAGAAGCCGGTCGCCACCTGGCTGGACAGCAAGCCGGTGCTGCCCACGGGCCCCGCGGCCTCCGCCGCCGGGCTCCAGCTCCCCGCCACGGTCCCCGGCCCCGCGGCCTACGGCGACTCCCCGAGCATCACCCCCGGGAGCCGCTCCCCTCAGCGGCCCTCGCCCACCTCCAGCCACTGCGCCTCGCCGTCCCCGGGCCTCAATGGGTCCGAGCCTGGGGCGGCCCGGGCGGCCGAGTCCCCCCGGCCGGCCCCCAGCGGCCCGGCCCCCAGCGGCCTGGCCCCCGGGCCCGCGCGGGCCGGCGATCCCCCGGCCCCCGCGGCCCTCGCGGCCCCCGTGGCCTCCGCggcctctgtctccctggccccacCGGCGGGCCCGGACGGCGGGGGTGGCGGGGCACCTGCCATCCCGGCCCTCAGCGACCAGTTTAAAGCCAAGTTTCCCTTTGGGGGTCTGCTCGATTCTATGCAAACATCAGAAACCTCCAAGCTGCAACAGTTAGTCGAGAACATTGACAAGAAGATGACGGATCCGAATCAATGTGTCATTTGTCACCGGGTGCTTAGTTGTCAGAGTGCTCTCAAGATGCATTACCGAACACATACAGGAGAAAGACCATTTAAATGCAAAATTTGCGGACGTGCCTTCACTACAAAAGGCAATCTGAAAACACACTTTGGAGTTCATCGAGCCAAGCCGCCGCTCAGAGTACAGCATTCGTGTCCCATTTGTCAAAAGAAATTTACCAACGCCGTGGTGCTCCAGCAGCACATTCGCATGCACATGGGCGGCCAGATCCCCAACACGCCTCTGCCCGAGGGCTTCCGGGACGCCATGGACGCCGAGCTGCCCTACGACGACAAGAGCGCCGAGACCCTGAGCAGCTACGACGAGGACGCCAACGACAACTCCATGGAGGAGGACGCCGAGTTCAAGGACCCGGCCGGCGACCCGGCCAAGCCGCTGCTGTCCTTCGCGGGGTCCTGCCCGCCCTCGCCGCCCTCGGTCATCTCCAGCATCGCCGCCCTGGAGCACCAGATGAAGATGATGGACTCGGTGATGAGCTGCCCGCAGCTGGCCGGCCCCAAGTCGGCGGAGAACGGGTCGGGGGAGAGCGACCGCTTGAGCAACGACTCCTCGTCGGCCGTCGGGGACCTGGAGAGCCGGAGCCCGGGCAGCCCCgccacgtcctcctcctcctcctcctcctcctcctcctccacccgggcCCCGTCGCCGGCTCACAGCCACGGGGATAGCTTCCGGTCCAAGTCCCCGGGGCCTAGCCACCAGGACGAGCCGCGGGCGGTCTCCCTGAAGACCGAGAGGCCCGacagccccaccccagccccagaaaACGGGGGGGCCCTGGACCTcaccgccgccgccgtcgccgtGCCCCTCGGTAGGGCGGTCATCAAGGAGGAGGACCCCTTTAGCCTGCTGTTCCTGAGCAGAGATCGGGGTAAGTGTCAAAGCACGGTGTGTGGTGTCTGTGGCAAGCCATTTGCTTGTAAAAGCGCTCTGGACATCCACTATCGCAGCCATACCAAAGAGCGTCCCTTTGTCTGTACAGTCTGCAGGCGGGGGTGTTCCACTATGGGTAATTTAAAGCAGCACGTGCTAACGCACAGGTTGAGAGAGCTGCCTTCTCAGTTGTTTGAACCCAACTTTGCTCTAGGTCCCGGCCAGGGCACTCCTAGCCTGACCGCCAGCGGCGCGCCTCCCTTGATCAAAAAGGAAGTGAACGGCCACAGCAAGCCGGCCTCGCTGGGGGACGGCTCCCTGCTGCCCGCCGGGATCCAGGGTCCCGCCGGGCCCCAGACGGTGATGAGCCCAGGCATCTCGCCCATGCTggcgcccccgccccgccggacGCCTAAGCAGCACAACTGCCAGTCCTGCGGCAAGACCTTCTCCTCCGCCAGTGCCCTCCAGATCCACGAGCGCACCCACACCGGCGAAAAGCCATTCGGTTGCACCATCTGTGGTAGAGCTTTCACCACAAAGGGGAACCTCAAGGTAAGGGCGGGGGAGCGACCTACCGTCTCGGAACCGGGCCGCGGGATGGGAAGGTCCGGGGGAAACGGAGGGCCGGCCTGGGCCCTGGACAGGAGAGGTGCTTGTGGAGCTGAGCTCCTAGGAGGTGTGGTACCACCACCTGTCACGggtccccccctccctgcccccgccgGGTGGCCGCACAGAAACACTTTGGCCTTCCGGTCGCAGCCGGCTCCTGGGCTGGATGCTGGAAGGTGCAAGGTGCCTGCCCAATTGGTGGCATGCTTGGGACCGCAGCCTGCCTTCCCCAGGCGGGCCTGGTACCCAGGATTTGCCCCATTCCCCTCAGGGTGCTGCAAGTGAATGATCTCAGCCCCTAAATAAGGCTCCGGTCACTCCCCAAATCAATATCAAGCAGTTAATCGGTGGTATggtaggagcaggaggaggaatcgtagtatttattgaccacccactgcgctgtactaagcacttgggaagcacaaaacagaggagtgacacattccctgcccacaaagaaattGCACtcttgagttcagagcactgaactgaaccctTAGGAGACAGTCACGGGGGCTGGCagaggttccctgccctccaggggattacaatccagtaagagaggaagacagacacagaTTCTTTACaaacagcaggagcaggagggagagcaagaaacAGTGTGAATTTGTCAGGATGCCCCGGTGCCTGAGGGATTCACAGTGGAGAAGACATTCTTTGGGAATCTGCCATTGTGGTTGCCCAGAGGATGGTACTAGGGAAGAGCAATGTTCAAAGGCTCTCCAGAGTGCAGGGGCCCTTCCTAGCCATGGATCAGTGTGCACAGGGGGGAGGACATTTTAGGGACACACAGTGAGGCTGCCCCAGTGGCTTCTCCAGAGCTGTCACAtgccatggcctaatggaaagagcacaggcctggatcagGAGACTCAAATTCTGCTTCCTACCCCTtcacccttctgtatcacctttgcgcttggatttgtaccctttattcaccctaccctcagcccctcagcacttacgtacatgtccgtgatttattttaatgtcatcttctccccctctagactgtaagatccttgtggacagggaatgcgtctaccaactctgttgaattatgctccccaagtgcttagtacgaggctctgcacacaataagggctcaataaataacactgatcagttgactgatggattgattaaaactccgggttctgccgcttgcctgctgtacgactttggccaagccacttacccactctgggactcggtttcctcatctctataatggAGATATGTTCCTTCTTctacctccttcttagactgggggACTGGGGGCCTcctacagggattgtatctaagcTGAcgatcttgtattcaccccagtgcttagcacagtacacaGCACATGGAACGTGTGGGGTTCTACTCCGCTGTCTGCGGGCAGGCTGGGGAGATTCCCTGAGTAAGGACAGCTAGGTGGACCCTGGAGTCTCTCCTGTGGGCCATTTCACCCCTACCCCCTGTTGCTCCCATGGCCTGGGCAGCAGAAGAGCCTGAAAGTCCTGGGTGTTTGAGAAATCATCCCAGATGCCCCTTCTCTACAGAGGGTGGGaactggggcagagccagggaggtgagggggatcaAGTAACTAGGAGAAGAGAGACAGTGTCAAATGAAGGAGAGAGGAACAACTGGATGGAAGGAGAAGGGGCGACTTCAGGCCACCACCTTCTCTTGGTGGATGTGGACATGTTTCGGGCATCTGGGAACATTCAGTGGGTTTTCAATTGTATTCAGGCCTTGTCATTGCTTTTTTATTCCGGGTTCAGTGAAAAGGGACTATACGTATTTGACAAGAGGCTGCTCCCCAAATAGGTTCCAATTAATTCCCCGTGGCCTGTCCGAAACAAGAGGAAAAAAACCTACATGGCTCTCtattcaatcaacagtatttaatgagcgcctactgtggtgcagagcactgtactgagcacgtgggagagtacaatagagtgggtagagatggtccctgccctctaggagcttacagtgtattgtgtgcacagcactggactgagctcttgggagagtccaatagagtgaatagctatgatccctgccctccctgatCTTACgatccactgtgtgcagaccactggcctgagagcttgggagagtccagcagagtgtgtaggcactatccctgccctccaggagcttccggCATCGCAGGTGCTGTAGTAATGAGCCCGGGGCCAATGGCTACGTTCGTCCAGCGATCCCAAGCCTCTGCTGACTGGCTGCGGCCTCTCCTTTCCTGTGTCCCGTGCAGGTTCACATGGGCACGCACATGTGGAATAACGCCCCTGCCCGGCGAGGCCGCCGGCTGTCGGTGGAAAACCCCATGGCACTCTTAGGCGGGGACGCGCTCAAGTTTTCTGAAATGTTCCAGAAGGATCTGGCGGCCCGGGCGATGAACGTGGACCCGAACTTTTGGAACCAGTATGCGGCCGCCATCACCAACGGGCTGGCCATGAAGAACAACGAGATCTCCGTCATCCAGAATGGGGGCATCCCCCAGCTCCCGGTGAGCCTGGGCGGAAGCGCCATCCCCCCGCTGGGCAACATCTCCAGTGGCATGGGCAAGGCCCGCACCAGCAGCAGCCCCCCGGCGATCGGCCCGGACAAGGCCGGCCCCGAGGCGGGGGCCGGGCGGCCGTTCACCAGGTTCCTAGAGGACAATAAAGAGATCGGGATAAACTGACGGCGATGGATGGCGCGGGCGGGAGGTCAGCGTGGGCGATGGTCGGCCACTCCTCACCCGGGGCGGGGGAGCTCCGGCTCCCGTCCAGATTCCGAAGATTGACCGCTAGCCTTCCCATCTTGGGACCCAGGCTGCCGGGCCACCCGGCCCCCGGAGCAGAAATGCCCTGACGGCGATGCTGCTGAAAATTTGTCTTGCAAGAGGTGCATGGAACTCCTTTCAACAGTGAGTCTGACTGTTCTCGCGAACTCCGAAACCTTTTCCGCTTGCGTTCCCAGAGAGAGCGTTGGAAAATCGCGCTCGGAATTGGAAGGGGGCTGAGGCACATCCACTTTGATTTTTACAAAACTTGACGATCGagctgggttgggggagggaaggagggtgagggggtagggagtgggaggggcaggggcatcaTGGAAGAATTCCAGTCAAACTTCTTTGCTGGTTTTGTTCAAATTAGTTAGACACCTGAACTCTGTTTTTAGAAATCTTAAATAAGTGATTTAGTCCCCCCCCATTCCCCGACGCTGTGTATTATTACAGTATCCTTGTCTGTAGTATTTATAATGTTAAGATTATGCGGGTAACAGACAATAAACTAGTCCCAACCTTAAATGAAGCTTTTGTACTGCAGATACATCTGGCTacgtgatttctttttttttttttttaattttttttttccaaaagcaaGACTTGTTTTCCTATAAATAAGTGGTTTATTTCAACGCAGGCAAAATTGTGAAGTTTTATCGGGAAAGATAGCATGCTTTTCATGTGCAAGTACCTGTCAGTAACAAACcttttttatttaaatgtttgtAGCTGCTATATGTGCCCAGTTGTTCTATTAAATGAAAAGTGTAGTGTGAACTGTAGCTCAATGATCGGAAAACAAGTTACAGACAAACCTGAGCACCATAAATTATTCACAACATTATAAAGGGTTGTGAGTAAATATTTCATGTTATCCAAGCTGTACAATAAAAAGGTAATGTTTGTATAATGTGGTTGCAAACTCTTAATTTATACTATTGCACTTTTAGTATTTTGTATTAGGGAGGTTTGTCTATAATTTGAAAATGAACAAAGATGTAAACTATTTTATAAATAGTACTTTGGtttaaggaaaatgaaaaaaaaaagaaccacccCTGTTACAGTTTCTTGTTTTTGTCTTGAGGTCAAACAATATGAGACATCTATGCTACTTACACAGAAAAGCCACCCAAAATGTTCAGAGTCTCAGGATAATGGGGTCTGCCATTTCCTAAATTCCAATGATTTATTTAACTTTTCTACAAAGCCCATTTAAAAACTGTGACCACCCCCAACAAAACTTGGAGGAATTAATCTTAGGACTGTGACATCAATGCGAGCCCAGGAAATACTAAGGCGAACATTGTGTAGGTTTAATTTGACTGTAATCTATTCTGTCTCCTCACAAACACCCACAAACGAGACGTTGTCTTCCTGCT
This sequence is a window from Tachyglossus aculeatus isolate mTacAcu1 chromosome X2, mTacAcu1.pri, whole genome shotgun sequence. Protein-coding genes within it:
- the SALL3 gene encoding sal-like protein 3, with protein sequence MSRRKQAKPQHLRADGDPRPPGGPADERAPGQGTDDCDSGNESRSGSEETSVCGECCAEFFKWTDFLEHKKSCTKQPLVLIVNEDAATPPSDRGPEPSPAASPSDRADSEAAEDGVQAGGGGEAGEAKAADKGEEEEEEEPMEVEACADRSRPSPGPSAPAPPLPPPPDPSPGPAYGMPSTNVTLETLLSTKVAVAQFSQGARSSGVPGAGSGVAAVAIPMILEQLVALQQQQVHQLQLIEQIRSQVALMSRQPLRPAPHPGAVPGAPAPAATQLPGFVARAGLQLATVVPLAGAAGQVASNPPSAFDGPQPGPQPTSGPATPNVPGTGPSAPAEPGPATAAASQAVPGAGAPAPAPNPANVSTRSPGAPTPPTLGPSGLLPPAPGLPNPLLPQTSSSSVIFPNPLVSIAATANALDPLSALMKHRKGKPPNVSVFEPKPSAEDPFFKHKCRFCAKVFGSDSALQIHLRSHTGERPFKCNICGNRFSTKGNLKVHFQRHKEKYPHIQMNPYPVPEYLDNVPTCSGIPYGMSLPPEKPVATWLDSKPVLPTGPAASAAGLQLPATVPGPAAYGDSPSITPGSRSPQRPSPTSSHCASPSPGLNGSEPGAARAAESPRPAPSGPAPSGLAPGPARAGDPPAPAALAAPVASAASVSLAPPAGPDGGGGGAPAIPALSDQFKAKFPFGGLLDSMQTSETSKLQQLVENIDKKMTDPNQCVICHRVLSCQSALKMHYRTHTGERPFKCKICGRAFTTKGNLKTHFGVHRAKPPLRVQHSCPICQKKFTNAVVLQQHIRMHMGGQIPNTPLPEGFRDAMDAELPYDDKSAETLSSYDEDANDNSMEEDAEFKDPAGDPAKPLLSFAGSCPPSPPSVISSIAALEHQMKMMDSVMSCPQLAGPKSAENGSGESDRLSNDSSSAVGDLESRSPGSPATSSSSSSSSSSSTRAPSPAHSHGDSFRSKSPGPSHQDEPRAVSLKTERPDSPTPAPENGGALDLTAAAVAVPLGRAVIKEEDPFSLLFLSRDRGKCQSTVCGVCGKPFACKSALDIHYRSHTKERPFVCTVCRRGCSTMGNLKQHVLTHRLRELPSQLFEPNFALGPGQGTPSLTASGAPPLIKKEVNGHSKPASLGDGSLLPAGIQGPAGPQTVMSPGISPMLAPPPRRTPKQHNCQSCGKTFSSASALQIHERTHTGEKPFGCTICGRAFTTKGNLKVHMGTHMWNNAPARRGRRLSVENPMALLGGDALKFSEMFQKDLAARAMNVDPNFWNQYAAAITNGLAMKNNEISVIQNGGIPQLPVSLGGSAIPPLGNISSGMGKARTSSSPPAIGPDKAGPEAGAGRPFTRFLEDNKEIGIN